The nucleotide sequence TTTATTTAGTGTGTTTATTTTTTTAAAAATCGTTTTATTAATTTAATTTAACCTAAAATGCCGATTGCAATTTTCGTAAAATTAATCATATAAAGTAATCGCTATACTGTTTGATAAAAATCTGTTTTGGAGATGATGCCCTGATGTCATAGGGGCGCTTATGTGCTTTTCATTCATAAATTTGAATTTTACCAGTTATTTATCTGTATCTTTCAGAAGACAAAGTATGCCGTGATAAAAATGCTTCTGCCCAAAAATATCCTTTGCATAAACCATTAATAAACAAGCATATGCGTCGTTTCTTAAACGTACTTATTGCCATGTTATGGCCCTCACTGATTGTGAATGGTCAAACTTTTGATTATACTTTTTCCTCAAAACCCGTTCCTGCATTTGAGTCTTTTAACCTGAAACGGGTAGAGACAGGAGAAGATGCAGGCCGGATGGTCACTTTTATTCCCGCGATTTTTCCAGACAATGAGGGAGGGGTAATTCAGTTTTTAGATATCGAGATCAATCCTGATTCCGTTGTGAATATGCTCACCATTTCTAAAGGTAAAAAAGTACTTAGCCAGTTTATTTTGTCCGAATTTAGCCCAAACTATCCGGAAAATGTTGAAATGGCTGATCTGAATAAAGATGGCCGAAAAGACTTGGTTTTATCATTTGAAACTGGTGGTAATGGCTTGGCAAGCAATTGGCGTTGGGTATTTATTTTATTCCAGCGAGAAGATTTAGGTTTTGACCTTCACCGTTTTACCAATATGCTTCCCAACGAATCCTATGGCCTTTTTCGGGATTTTGATGAGGATGGCTACTTTGAATTGGTTGTGGGTAATCACACCAATGTTACTGAAAAGGGTTCTCTGAATAACCACTCGTATTGGTTTTTTAATGTTTTTGGATGGTCGAATGAAAAGCCAATTAATATAAACGAAAAATGGGGTTTCCCTTTGGTTTATCGTCATTTGGAGACCATTAACCGAAAGCCCGATTCCCAAATCTCGGATGTGCAAAAAAAACAATATTTTTCCTTAGACCATTTGCCTGAATATGCTTTTTCTAAAGGAGATATTGTATTTCCTTCTTTGCTCAATGAAGCCTTTCGTGCAGAGGACTACCGTCCGGGTGAACAAGTAAAAGAATCAAACCGCCCAACATCAAATAAACCTATAAGAGACAGAAATTTAATCTTTTATATGATTGGTGGGACGGGTTTTTTTATTTTTTTCTCCCTATGGCTGCTCTGGCTAAAAGGGCGGTGGAAAAACAAAAATTGAACAATTGGGCGTAGATTGTAAATATCAAAAAAATGATCCATAAAGGAACTGTGCGGCTTATGAATGCCGTTTTTTATGCCCACCATGGTGTAATGCAAGAGGAGCATCGGATTGGTGGACGATACGAGGTGGATGTAATCATGCGGTTGGACTTCAAGCAAGCTGCTGAGCGAGATGAACTTAACGCGACCGTAGATTATGGAGCTGTTTATGAAGTGATCCGTACATTGGTTACGACCAATAAGTTTTACTTAATCGAGCGGCTTGCCTATTTGATTGGAGAAGCCATAATGCAACAATTTACCATAGTCCAATCCGCCGAAGTGACCGTGCGCAAAGTCAATCCTCCTGTAGGCGGTACATGCGACAAAGCGGAAGCCGTTTTTGAAATTTTTAGATGAGGTGATGGAAAACAAGGCTTGGTTCCCCGCTTATATTGGTGTTGGCTCCAATTTGGGCAAAAGAATTGCATACCTGCAAAATGCACTTAATGCCTTCGGAGAATGCCCAGAAATTGGGGACGTAGTTGCCTCACCTGTATATCAGACCAAGGCGCACACCTTAGAAGATACCACCCAGCCGGACTATTTCAACGCTGTTTTTTATATACAAACCTCGTTTAAGCCTGCTGAATTACTTGCGTTCTG is from Rhodothermia bacterium and encodes:
- the folB gene encoding dihydroneopterin aldolase, which gives rise to MIHKGTVRLMNAVFYAHHGVMQEEHRIGGRYEVDVIMRLDFKQAAERDELNATVDYGAVYEVIRTLVTTNKFYLIERLAYLIGEAIMQQFTIVQSAEVTVRKVNPPVGGTCDKAEAVFEIFR